From Streptomyces sp. NBC_00690, a single genomic window includes:
- a CDS encoding helix-turn-helix transcriptional regulator, whose product MSHPLTRVLTLLELLQSHARLTGTELAERLDTDVRTVRRYTAHLRELGIPVEAERGRHGGYRLARGYRMPPLVLTNDEALAVVLGLLAAERSGMGTAAPASAGALAKIERVLPHALREPLAAMRETLSFTANAVIGQAPGTGVLLALAHASRARTTVGISHQSWRQEHTERDIDPYGVVFHTGRWYVVGHDHLRDSLRTFRIDRIASVTSRADSFTAPVGFDPVAHLTSTLAQGPYRWQVEVTIHGPLDEIARRLPRSVVTLTAQPTGVLMHARAERLDGMAHLLASLEWPFTIHHPDELRQALKDLAAQLIAAAQRGPEELPQ is encoded by the coding sequence ATGTCGCATCCCCTCACCCGTGTGCTGACCCTGCTGGAACTCCTCCAGTCCCATGCCCGGCTCACCGGGACGGAGCTGGCCGAACGGCTGGACACCGACGTGCGCACGGTGCGCCGGTACACCGCCCACCTGCGGGAACTGGGCATCCCCGTGGAAGCCGAACGCGGCCGCCACGGCGGCTACCGACTGGCCCGCGGCTATCGCATGCCACCTTTGGTCCTCACCAACGACGAGGCCCTCGCCGTCGTCCTTGGCCTGCTCGCCGCAGAACGTTCGGGCATGGGGACGGCCGCGCCGGCCAGTGCCGGTGCCTTGGCCAAGATCGAGCGGGTGCTTCCGCACGCCCTGCGGGAACCGCTCGCCGCCATGCGGGAGACCCTGTCGTTCACCGCCAACGCAGTAATCGGGCAGGCACCCGGAACCGGCGTCCTGCTGGCACTGGCCCATGCCTCCCGCGCCCGCACGACCGTCGGTATCAGCCACCAGTCCTGGCGCCAGGAACACACCGAACGCGACATCGACCCCTACGGCGTGGTCTTCCACACCGGCCGCTGGTACGTCGTCGGCCACGACCACCTCCGCGACAGCCTGCGTACCTTCCGCATCGACCGCATCGCCTCCGTCACCTCCCGAGCCGACAGCTTCACCGCACCCGTCGGCTTCGACCCCGTGGCCCACCTGACCTCGACCCTGGCCCAGGGGCCCTACCGCTGGCAGGTCGAGGTGACGATCCACGGCCCCCTCGATGAGATCGCCCGCCGACTGCCGCGTTCCGTGGTGACCCTCACCGCCCAGCCCACCGGCGTCCTGATGCACGCACGGGCAGAACGGCTGGACGGCATGGCCCACCTGCTCGCCTCCCTGGAATGGCCTTTCACCATCCACCATCCCGACGAACTACGGCAGGCGCTCAAGGATCTGGCCGCCCAGCTCATTGCAGCCGCCCAGCGGGGGCCGGAAGAACTACCGCAGTAA
- a CDS encoding FG-GAP and VCBS repeat-containing protein: MRKRTLVTAIAVTSACLAGTITPAIAAPAAAPAPAKNSADFNRDGYRDLVITAPTNALAGAPAGGGAVVVLYGSAKGVDPAKRQIISQESTGVPGSSEYADRFGTRTASGDYDGDGYADLAVSINGEDMTIGGVYRRNAGQIVIVWGGKNGLVKHGTTTVKQLPITGADVRRGSALAAGDFNGDGKTDLATGDYSQGRGGEVLYGPITRQGQPKSTINLGLKDGQPYVHPSLDSGDVTGDGISDLVVQVYSGAGTLSRIEVHRGTKKGLIRTGNLKDAQGKLLESFGAGRTAVGDLDKDGHADIVIGQRHISPAGLKAVGQITVVYGGKNGQSTDRPVQVLSPDTEGVPGVGEDYDGFGQSVAVDDINGDGYADVAVGATADYDEGPRAGEVTTLFGSAQGLTGAGSQVYDQAALGTAGNHIYDLFGAEVKLTDLNGDRRAELLVGAPKANKDQGRISLLPGSATGSTVVGAKVFGPTDVGLPGYAENGFGWSFGE, encoded by the coding sequence TTGCGCAAGCGCACGCTCGTCACCGCGATCGCCGTGACGTCCGCCTGTCTCGCCGGCACCATCACACCCGCCATCGCCGCCCCGGCCGCGGCCCCGGCGCCCGCGAAGAACTCGGCGGACTTCAACCGCGACGGCTACCGCGACCTGGTCATCACCGCGCCGACGAACGCGCTGGCCGGTGCACCTGCGGGGGGCGGCGCGGTCGTCGTGCTCTACGGCTCCGCCAAGGGCGTCGACCCGGCCAAGCGCCAGATCATCAGCCAGGAGAGCACGGGGGTTCCCGGATCCTCCGAGTACGCCGACCGCTTCGGCACCCGGACGGCCTCCGGGGACTACGACGGGGACGGCTACGCCGACCTGGCCGTCTCCATCAACGGCGAGGACATGACCATCGGCGGTGTCTACCGCCGCAACGCCGGTCAGATCGTGATCGTCTGGGGTGGAAAGAACGGGCTCGTCAAGCACGGCACCACGACGGTGAAGCAACTCCCGATCACCGGCGCCGACGTCCGCCGCGGCAGCGCGCTCGCGGCCGGTGACTTCAACGGCGACGGCAAGACCGATCTGGCGACCGGCGACTACAGCCAGGGCCGCGGCGGCGAAGTGCTCTACGGACCCATCACCCGCCAGGGCCAGCCGAAGTCCACCATCAACCTCGGGCTGAAGGACGGCCAGCCCTATGTGCACCCCTCGCTCGACAGCGGCGATGTGACCGGTGACGGCATCTCCGACCTGGTGGTTCAGGTCTATTCGGGTGCGGGCACCCTCAGCCGCATCGAGGTCCACCGGGGCACCAAGAAGGGGCTGATCAGGACCGGCAACCTCAAGGACGCCCAGGGGAAGCTGTTGGAGAGCTTCGGCGCGGGGCGCACCGCCGTCGGCGACCTCGACAAGGACGGACACGCGGACATCGTCATCGGCCAGCGACACATCTCCCCCGCGGGGCTCAAGGCCGTGGGGCAGATCACCGTCGTCTACGGGGGCAAGAACGGCCAGTCGACGGACCGGCCCGTACAGGTGCTCTCCCCGGACACCGAGGGCGTCCCGGGCGTCGGCGAGGACTACGACGGCTTCGGTCAGTCCGTGGCGGTCGACGACATCAACGGCGACGGTTACGCGGACGTGGCGGTCGGCGCCACGGCCGACTACGACGAGGGCCCTCGTGCCGGCGAGGTGACCACCCTCTTCGGATCCGCGCAGGGGCTCACCGGTGCAGGTAGCCAGGTCTACGACCAGGCCGCCCTCGGCACGGCCGGCAACCACATCTACGACCTGTTCGGTGCCGAGGTGAAGCTGACGGACCTCAACGGCGACCGCCGTGCAGAGCTCCTCGTCGGCGCCCCCAAGGCGAACAAGGACCAGGGGCGGATCTCGCTGCTGCCCGGTTCTGCGACGGGCAGCACCGTGGTCGGTGCCAAGGTGTTCGGCCCCACCGACGTGGGTCTCCCCGGATATGCGGAGAACGGGTTCGGCTGGTCGTTCGGCGAGTAA
- a CDS encoding winged helix DNA-binding domain-containing protein — MPDQESIRRLRAYAQALAGGAQEDSAEAVVRRVFAIQAQDTTAADLGIRVRGRDITAQAIRTAYEDERSIVRGWYMRGTLHTIPGDDARWVLPLLSPRILAATSRRYQQLGLGDDLRQRSDQLIRRVLAALGPLTRAELTERLTALGIPPDGQAPFHLIRHAALTGVLCHGPQRAGEATYVLLDDWLPTNGRFRCEGDDALAELARRYLAAHAPATLEDFAAWSGLPVTWARRAWKMLAESGVITEYDALTMLAGRVKELPSPSDTPDVRMLPAYDNYLIGYRTREASVPALHQARVWPGGGLIRPTVIADGLAIATWSRGPGSRSIQVDAFEPVPPQIEQAIDMEKEAIVGFLRPTT, encoded by the coding sequence ATGCCTGACCAGGAGAGCATCCGCAGGCTGCGGGCCTATGCGCAGGCCCTGGCCGGCGGAGCACAGGAGGACTCTGCCGAGGCGGTCGTCCGACGGGTCTTCGCCATCCAGGCCCAGGACACCACGGCCGCCGACCTGGGCATCCGGGTACGCGGCCGGGACATCACCGCCCAGGCCATCCGCACGGCATACGAGGACGAGCGGAGCATCGTCCGCGGCTGGTACATGCGCGGCACCCTGCACACCATCCCCGGCGACGATGCCCGCTGGGTGTTGCCGTTGCTGTCCCCGCGGATCCTTGCCGCAACCAGCCGCCGCTACCAGCAGCTGGGCCTGGGCGATGATCTGCGCCAGCGCTCCGACCAACTCATCCGGCGCGTTCTTGCCGCGCTCGGCCCGCTTACCCGGGCCGAGCTGACCGAGCGTCTCACCGCCCTCGGTATTCCGCCGGACGGGCAGGCGCCCTTCCACCTGATCCGCCACGCGGCACTCACCGGCGTCCTCTGTCACGGCCCGCAGCGCGCCGGTGAGGCCACGTATGTACTGCTCGACGACTGGCTGCCCACCAACGGGCGCTTCCGGTGTGAGGGCGACGATGCTCTCGCCGAGCTGGCCCGCCGGTACCTGGCCGCGCACGCCCCCGCCACCTTGGAGGACTTCGCCGCCTGGTCCGGACTGCCAGTCACCTGGGCCCGCAGGGCCTGGAAAATGCTGGCGGAATCCGGCGTGATCACCGAGTACGACGCATTGACCATGCTCGCCGGGCGGGTGAAAGAACTCCCAAGCCCGTCTGACACCCCGGACGTTCGCATGCTGCCCGCCTACGACAACTACCTGATCGGCTACCGCACCCGCGAGGCATCCGTCCCCGCTCTCCACCAGGCCCGTGTCTGGCCAGGAGGCGGCCTCATCCGCCCCACCGTCATCGCCGATGGCCTGGCCATCGCCACCTGGAGCCGTGGTCCCGGCTCGCGCTCCATCCAGGTGGATGCCTTCGAACCTGTCCCGCCTCAGATCGAGCAGGCTATCGACATGGAAAAGGAGGCCATCGTCGGCTTTCTGCGGCCCACCACATAG
- a CDS encoding NAD(P)H-quinone dehydrogenase, with translation MTRIVIIGGGPGGYEAALVGAQLGAEVTVVDCDGLGGASVLTDCVPSKTLIATAEVMTTFDSSYEELGIIVADDTPPMEQAARVVGVDLGKVNRRVKRLALAQSHDITASVTRAGARVLRGRGRLEGQQAMDGSRKVIVRAADGSEETLTADAVLIATGGHPREIPDALPDGERILNWTQVYDLDELPEELIVVGSGVTGAEFAGAYQALGSRVTLVSSRDRVLPGEDPDAAAVLEDVFRRRGMNVMARSRAESAKRVGDRVEVTLSDGRVISGSHCLMAVGAIPNTAGMGLEDAGVRLKESGHIWTDRVSRTSAPGVYAAGDVTGIFALASVAAMQGRIAMYHFLGDAVTPLNLKTVSSNVFTDPEIATVGYTQADVDAGRIDARVVKLPLLRNPRAKMQGIRDGFVKIFARPGTGIVVGGCVVAPRASELIHPISIAVDNNLTVEQIANAFTVYPSLSGSIAEVARQLHTRKSAGEG, from the coding sequence GTGACCCGGATCGTGATCATCGGCGGCGGACCCGGCGGATACGAGGCGGCCCTGGTGGGCGCCCAACTAGGCGCGGAGGTGACCGTCGTCGATTGCGACGGACTCGGTGGCGCCTCCGTGCTGACCGACTGCGTACCGTCCAAGACCCTCATCGCCACGGCTGAGGTGATGACCACGTTCGACTCCTCGTACGAGGAACTGGGCATCATCGTCGCCGACGACACCCCGCCGATGGAGCAGGCGGCGCGCGTGGTCGGCGTCGATCTCGGCAAGGTGAACCGACGGGTGAAGCGGCTCGCTCTCGCCCAGTCGCACGACATCACCGCTTCGGTCACCCGTGCGGGTGCCAGGGTGCTGCGCGGCCGGGGGCGGCTGGAGGGCCAGCAGGCCATGGACGGCTCCCGCAAGGTCATCGTCCGGGCCGCGGACGGCAGCGAGGAGACCTTGACCGCCGACGCCGTGCTGATCGCGACCGGTGGCCATCCCCGGGAGATCCCGGACGCACTCCCCGACGGTGAGCGCATCCTCAACTGGACTCAGGTCTACGACCTGGATGAACTGCCCGAGGAACTGATCGTGGTCGGTTCCGGTGTCACCGGTGCCGAGTTCGCCGGTGCGTACCAGGCCCTCGGTTCGCGGGTCACCCTCGTCTCCTCCCGGGACCGGGTGCTCCCCGGCGAGGACCCGGACGCCGCCGCGGTCCTGGAGGACGTCTTCCGCCGTCGCGGCATGAACGTCATGGCCCGCTCCCGAGCCGAATCCGCCAAGCGGGTCGGTGACCGGGTGGAGGTCACCCTCTCCGACGGTCGGGTCATCTCCGGCAGCCACTGTCTGATGGCCGTCGGCGCGATCCCCAACACCGCGGGCATGGGTCTGGAGGACGCGGGCGTGCGGCTCAAGGAGTCGGGCCACATCTGGACGGACCGGGTCTCCCGCACCAGCGCGCCCGGCGTGTACGCGGCCGGCGACGTCACCGGAATCTTCGCCCTCGCCTCCGTCGCCGCGATGCAGGGCCGGATCGCGATGTACCACTTCCTGGGTGACGCGGTGACTCCGCTCAACCTCAAGACGGTCTCTTCGAACGTGTTTACCGATCCGGAGATCGCGACCGTCGGTTACACCCAGGCGGACGTGGACGCCGGCCGCATAGACGCCCGGGTGGTGAAACTGCCCCTGCTGCGCAACCCTCGCGCCAAGATGCAGGGGATCCGGGACGGCTTCGTCAAGATCTTCGCCCGCCCGGGCACCGGGATCGTGGTGGGCGGCTGTGTGGTCGCTCCCCGGGCCAGTGAGCTGATCCACCCCATCTCGATCGCGGTCGACAACAACTTGACGGTGGAACAGATCGCAAACGCCTTCACCGTCTATCCGTCCCTGTCGGGGTCGATCGCCGAGGTGGCACGGCAGTTGCACACCCGTAAATCCGCAGGCGAGGGCTGA
- a CDS encoding purine-nucleoside phosphorylase, with the protein MADAAAARLRELTGAETHDVALVMGSGWAPAVDALGSPEAEFPVTELPGFPPPAVQGHGGKIRSYRIGPKRVLVFLGRTHFYEGRGVAAVAHGVRTAVSAGCKTVVLTNGCGGLREGMSPGQPVLISDHINLTAASPIVGANFVDLTDVYSPRLRALCKEIDSSLEEGVYVQFTGPHYETPAEINMVRVMGGDLVGMSTVLEAIAAREAGAEVLGISLVTNLAAGLSGEPLNHEEVLQAGRDSAARMGELLTRVLDRI; encoded by the coding sequence ATGGCCGATGCCGCCGCCGCGCGACTGCGCGAACTGACCGGCGCCGAGACCCACGACGTCGCCCTGGTGATGGGCTCCGGCTGGGCACCCGCCGTGGACGCCCTCGGTTCGCCGGAGGCCGAGTTCCCGGTCACCGAGCTGCCCGGCTTCCCGCCGCCCGCCGTCCAGGGCCACGGCGGCAAGATCCGCTCGTACCGCATCGGCCCCAAGCGGGTGCTGGTCTTCCTCGGCCGTACGCACTTCTACGAGGGCCGGGGCGTCGCCGCGGTCGCGCACGGTGTGCGCACGGCGGTGTCCGCCGGCTGCAAGACCGTGGTGCTGACCAACGGCTGTGGCGGGCTGCGCGAGGGCATGAGCCCCGGTCAGCCCGTACTGATCAGCGACCACATCAACCTCACGGCGGCCTCGCCGATCGTGGGCGCGAACTTCGTGGACCTGACCGACGTGTACTCGCCGCGGCTGCGCGCGCTGTGCAAGGAGATCGACTCCTCGCTGGAAGAGGGGGTCTACGTACAGTTCACCGGACCGCACTACGAGACGCCCGCCGAGATCAACATGGTCCGTGTGATGGGCGGCGACCTGGTGGGCATGTCGACCGTGCTGGAGGCCATCGCGGCCCGCGAGGCGGGCGCCGAGGTGCTCGGGATCTCCCTGGTCACCAATCTGGCAGCGGGTCTGTCCGGTGAGCCGTTGAACCACGAAGAGGTGCTCCAGGCCGGCAGGGACTCCGCGGCCCGCATGGGTGAGCTGCTGACCCGGGTGCTCGACCGCATCTAG
- a CDS encoding gamma-glutamylcyclotransferase — MSLYAAYAGNLDARLMTRRAPHSPLRGTGWLNGWRLTFGGEQMGWEGALATIVEAPRSQVFVALYDIAPMDEDSMDRWEGVGMDIYRRMRLRVHTLDGEEPAWVYVLNGYEGGLPSARYLGEIADAADSAGAPHDYVMELRKRPC, encoded by the coding sequence ATGTCGCTCTACGCCGCGTACGCCGGCAACCTCGACGCGCGGCTCATGACCCGCCGCGCACCGCACTCACCGCTGCGCGGCACGGGCTGGCTCAACGGCTGGCGGCTGACGTTCGGCGGCGAGCAGATGGGCTGGGAAGGCGCGCTGGCCACCATCGTGGAAGCGCCGCGCTCGCAGGTCTTCGTCGCGCTGTACGACATCGCCCCGATGGACGAGGACTCAATGGATCGTTGGGAGGGTGTCGGAATGGACATCTACCGGCGGATGCGCCTGCGGGTGCACACGCTGGACGGCGAGGAACCGGCCTGGGTGTACGTGCTCAACGGCTACGAGGGCGGGCTGCCGTCCGCCCGCTATCTGGGCGAGATCGCGGATGCCGCCGACTCGGCCGGGGCGCCCCACGACTATGTGATGGAGTTGCGCAAGCGCCCCTGTTGA
- the deoC gene encoding deoxyribose-phosphate aldolase produces the protein MSTNTLALPDVTASDQALRRFLHGLPGVDPVGLEARAASLGTRSIKTTAKAYAIDLAISMIDLTTLEGADTPGKVRSLAAKAVRPDPTDRDTPATAAVCVYPDMVATAKETLKGSAVKVASVATAFPAGRAALDVKLADTRDAVAAGADEIDMVIDRGAFLAGKYLKVYDEIRAVKEASGSARLKVIFETGELSTYDNIRRASWLGMIAGADFIKTSTGKVAVNATPSNTLLMLEAVRDFRQQTGVQVGVKPAGGIRTTKDAIKFLVLVNETVGADWLDNHWFRFGASSLLNDLLMQRQKLATGRYSGPDYVTVD, from the coding sequence ATGTCCACCAATACCCTCGCCCTCCCGGACGTCACCGCCTCCGACCAGGCACTTCGCCGGTTCCTTCATGGACTGCCCGGTGTCGACCCCGTCGGTCTCGAAGCCCGGGCCGCCTCCCTCGGGACCAGGTCGATCAAGACCACGGCCAAGGCGTACGCGATCGATCTCGCCATCTCGATGATCGACCTCACCACGCTCGAAGGCGCCGACACCCCCGGCAAGGTGCGCTCCCTCGCCGCCAAGGCCGTACGACCCGATCCGACCGACCGGGACACGCCTGCCACCGCCGCCGTCTGTGTCTATCCGGACATGGTCGCCACCGCCAAGGAGACCCTGAAGGGCTCCGCCGTCAAGGTCGCCTCCGTCGCCACGGCGTTCCCCGCCGGTCGGGCGGCGCTCGATGTGAAGCTGGCGGACACACGGGACGCCGTCGCGGCCGGGGCGGACGAGATCGACATGGTCATCGACCGCGGTGCCTTCCTCGCGGGGAAATACCTGAAGGTCTACGACGAGATCCGCGCGGTCAAGGAAGCCTCGGGGTCGGCCCGGCTGAAGGTCATCTTCGAGACCGGCGAGCTCTCCACGTACGACAACATCCGTCGCGCCTCCTGGCTCGGGATGATCGCGGGCGCCGACTTCATCAAGACGTCGACCGGCAAGGTCGCGGTCAACGCCACCCCCTCCAACACCCTGCTCATGCTGGAGGCCGTGCGCGACTTCCGGCAGCAGACCGGGGTACAGGTGGGAGTGAAGCCCGCTGGCGGCATCCGCACCACCAAGGACGCGATCAAGTTCCTCGTCCTGGTCAACGAGACCGTCGGCGCGGACTGGCTGGATAACCACTGGTTCCGCTTCGGCGCCTCCAGCCTGCTGAACGATCTGCTGATGCAGCGCCAGAAGCTGGCCACCGGCCGCTAC
- a CDS encoding phospho-sugar mutase, protein MQQQDLIARARTWLAEDPDPETRAELAALIEGERLDELAARFSGTLQFGTAGLRGELGAGPMRMNRAVVIRAAAGLAAYLRAQGHGEYAPHPKSSGLVVIGYDARYKSADFARDTAAVMVAAGLRAAVLPRPLPTPVLAFAIRELGAVAGVEVTASHNPPRDNGYKVYLGDGSQIVPPADVEIAAEIAAIRSLYDVPLAEAGWATLGDEVLNAYLARTDAVLTEGSPRTAEVVYTAMHGVGKDVLLAAFARAGFPTPVLVAEQAEPDPAFPTVAFPNPEEPGAMDLSFATARRAAPDLIIANDPDADRCAVAVPDSSAAAGWRMLRGDEVGALLAAHLVRSGARGTFAESIVSSSLLGRIADAAGLPYEETLTGFKWIARVEGLRYGYEEALGYCVDPDGVRDKDGITAALLVTELASVLKEEGRELTDLLDDLALEHGLHATDQLSVRVDDLGVIAEALRTLREQPPTELAGLRVTSAEDLSEGSAKLPPTDGLRYYLDGEFTARVIVRPSGTEPKLKCYLEVVVPVTGADGLPAARARAADLLAALKRDFATAAGL, encoded by the coding sequence GTGCAGCAGCAGGACCTCATCGCCCGAGCCCGGACGTGGCTCGCGGAGGACCCGGACCCCGAGACACGGGCCGAACTGGCCGCGCTGATCGAAGGGGAGCGGCTGGACGAGTTGGCGGCGCGCTTCAGCGGGACGCTCCAGTTCGGGACGGCCGGGCTGCGCGGCGAGTTGGGCGCGGGCCCGATGCGGATGAACCGCGCCGTCGTCATCCGGGCTGCCGCCGGGCTCGCCGCCTATCTGCGCGCCCAGGGCCACGGGGAGTACGCGCCCCATCCGAAGAGCAGCGGTCTCGTCGTCATCGGATACGACGCCCGGTACAAGTCCGCCGACTTCGCCCGGGACACGGCCGCCGTCATGGTTGCGGCCGGGCTGCGCGCCGCGGTCCTGCCCCGGCCGTTGCCGACGCCCGTCCTGGCGTTCGCCATAAGGGAGCTGGGCGCGGTGGCCGGCGTGGAGGTGACGGCGAGTCACAATCCGCCGCGGGACAACGGCTACAAGGTCTACCTCGGTGACGGCTCGCAGATCGTGCCGCCCGCGGACGTGGAGATCGCCGCCGAGATCGCCGCGATCCGCAGCCTGTACGACGTGCCGCTGGCCGAGGCGGGCTGGGCGACCCTCGGGGACGAGGTGCTGAACGCCTATCTGGCCCGTACCGACGCGGTCCTCACCGAGGGCAGCCCCCGCACCGCAGAGGTCGTCTACACGGCGATGCACGGCGTGGGCAAGGATGTGCTGCTCGCGGCGTTCGCCCGGGCCGGCTTCCCCACCCCCGTACTGGTGGCCGAGCAGGCGGAGCCCGATCCGGCGTTCCCGACGGTCGCATTCCCCAATCCGGAGGAGCCGGGGGCGATGGACCTGTCCTTCGCGACCGCGCGCCGGGCGGCCCCGGACCTCATCATCGCCAATGACCCGGACGCGGACCGCTGCGCGGTGGCGGTGCCCGACAGCAGCGCCGCGGCCGGCTGGCGGATGCTGCGCGGTGACGAGGTGGGCGCCCTGCTCGCAGCCCATCTCGTACGGTCCGGGGCGCGCGGCACCTTCGCCGAGTCGATCGTCTCCTCGTCCCTGCTGGGCCGGATCGCGGACGCGGCCGGGCTGCCGTACGAGGAGACGCTGACCGGCTTCAAGTGGATCGCCCGCGTCGAGGGCCTGCGCTACGGCTATGAGGAAGCCCTCGGCTACTGCGTGGACCCCGACGGCGTGCGTGACAAGGACGGCATCACGGCCGCCCTGTTGGTCACCGAACTGGCGTCGGTGCTCAAGGAGGAGGGGCGTGAGCTCACCGATCTCCTGGACGACCTCGCCCTGGAGCACGGCCTGCACGCCACGGACCAGTTGTCGGTGCGGGTGGACGACCTGGGTGTGATCGCCGAAGCCCTGCGCACCCTGCGGGAACAGCCCCCGACCGAGCTTGCCGGACTGAGGGTCACGAGCGCCGAGGACCTGTCCGAGGGTTCGGCGAAACTGCCGCCGACGGACGGTCTGCGGTACTACCTGGACGGTGAGTTCACGGCCCGGGTGATCGTCCGACCGAGCGGTACCGAGCCCAAGCTCAAGTGCTATCTGGAGGTCGTGGTCCCGGTGACGGGCGCGGACGGTCTGCCAGCCGCCCGGGCGCGCGCAGCGGATCTCCTCGCCGCACTCAAGCGGGACTTCGCGACGGCGGCCGGCCTGTAG
- a CDS encoding alpha/beta fold hydrolase, which yields MATFVLVPGAWLGAWAWEDTARALRERGHTALPLTLTGLAERADQGGPQTDLDTHIADITGFVEEHDLRDVTLVAHSYAAAPVTGAAGRLGDRLERVIYVDSAPFAAGMCMLDLMPPQAADQLCQQVDASGDGWRLPMPSFEVLGLSSSLDGLDEGQRNVLRSRATPQPFGTYTQRLAGQAEPGPGVDRVLVACHDFTGLLDAGVPMLAYLNQPPWRRFDLPTGHWPMLSAPAELARALDKAVS from the coding sequence ATGGCCACCTTCGTACTCGTTCCCGGCGCCTGGCTCGGGGCATGGGCCTGGGAAGACACCGCCCGCGCTCTGCGGGAGCGCGGCCACACGGCGCTGCCGCTGACACTGACCGGCCTGGCCGAGCGCGCCGACCAGGGCGGCCCTCAGACAGACCTAGACACGCACATCGCGGACATCACGGGATTCGTCGAAGAGCACGATCTGCGCGACGTCACGCTGGTCGCCCACAGCTACGCAGCTGCCCCAGTCACCGGGGCAGCCGGACGTCTCGGCGACCGGCTGGAGCGCGTGATCTACGTGGACAGCGCCCCGTTCGCCGCAGGCATGTGCATGCTCGACCTCATGCCACCGCAAGCAGCGGACCAGCTGTGCCAGCAGGTCGACGCTTCCGGCGATGGGTGGCGGCTACCGATGCCGTCGTTTGAGGTCCTGGGTTTGTCCAGCAGCCTCGACGGGCTCGATGAGGGCCAGCGGAACGTTCTGCGCTCGCGTGCCACCCCTCAGCCATTCGGCACCTATACCCAGCGTCTCGCTGGCCAGGCCGAGCCCGGCCCTGGTGTGGACCGTGTCCTGGTTGCGTGCCATGACTTCACGGGGCTGCTGGATGCCGGGGTGCCGATGCTGGCCTACCTGAACCAGCCGCCGTGGCGGCGCTTCGACCTGCCCACTGGGCACTGGCCGATGCTGTCCGCGCCCGCCGAACTCGCCCGCGCCCTCGACAAGGCCGTCTCCTGA
- a CDS encoding PH domain-containing protein → MSSPKSPVEPTYADRVYRSLGGIIGGTLLLGLITWLAIDAIVRGTGRTPWFAVAAVLLVVPLVVALSLRPAVLVSADRVLIRNPFRTVNLPWGAIEDFRAGYSSEVWTKAGGKFQLWAVPVSLRQRNRAARRRERQGKAGRANTVGTQLPDHGSQLAPADQTISDLRGLIEHNAGRPTAQGEPQVRWAFELIVPAVIGAVLMIVLFAIG, encoded by the coding sequence ATGAGCAGCCCGAAGTCTCCAGTGGAGCCCACCTACGCCGATCGTGTCTATCGATCGCTCGGCGGGATCATCGGCGGCACACTGCTGCTCGGTCTCATCACCTGGCTCGCCATCGACGCCATCGTCCGGGGCACCGGCCGCACCCCGTGGTTCGCGGTGGCCGCCGTGCTGCTGGTGGTGCCGCTGGTCGTCGCCCTCAGCCTCCGCCCCGCGGTCCTGGTCAGCGCTGACCGGGTGCTGATCCGCAATCCCTTCCGGACCGTCAACCTGCCGTGGGGCGCCATCGAGGACTTCCGCGCCGGCTACTCCAGCGAGGTCTGGACGAAGGCGGGCGGCAAGTTCCAGCTGTGGGCGGTGCCCGTGTCGCTGAGGCAGCGCAACCGCGCGGCGCGGCGCCGGGAGCGGCAGGGGAAGGCCGGGCGGGCCAACACCGTCGGCACTCAGCTGCCCGACCACGGTTCCCAGTTGGCTCCCGCCGATCAGACCATCAGCGATCTGCGGGGCCTGATCGAGCACAATGCAGGCCGGCCCACCGCCCAGGGCGAACCGCAGGTCCGCTGGGCGTTCGAGCTGATCGTCCCCGCCGTCATCGGGGCCGTGCTGATGATCGTGCTGTTCGCCATCGGATAG